A region of the Primulina eburnea isolate SZY01 chromosome 7, ASM2296580v1, whole genome shotgun sequence genome:
ATATCCATGTGTGACATCAACAGGAGTTCCTCTTCTTCTTCCATCTCTGCATAGTTTGCCTTTTTCTCCCATTCTGGACATTCATATTGAAAGTGTCCGAGTTTATGGCACTTGAAGCATTCAACAATTGCTTTGTTTAGGGACTGTCTTCCACGTCCTCTTCCTCTGACACCTTTAGAGATGGCTCTTCCTCCTCTTCCTCTTCCAGAACTGTCATCATGAGCAACTTTCAACACTTGTTCCCCCACTTGATGTCCCTGCATCCTTTGTTCATGGACAAGAAGACTTCCATGAAGTTCATCAATGGTTAAGATGCTTAAATCATTTGACTCCTCTATTGAACATacaatataatcgaatttcGAAGTCAATGATCTAAGTATCTTACTAACCACCATACTTTGCTCCATGTTTTCACCATTTGATTTCATCTTGTTCACCACACTGAGAGTTCTTCCTAGAAAGTTGTCCACCTTCTCTCCTTCGTTCATAGCAagcaactcaaattctttcCTCAGAGCTTGAAGTTGTGCTCTCTTCACTTTTGTGGAACCTTGGTACTTCTGCCGCATTGACATCCAGATTGCCTTTGATGTCCCTTTGTCAAGAATTGTCTCCAGAATTTCCCTATCAATTGACTGGAATAAAAAATTCTTAACCTTCAAATCCTTGAGCTTGGCTTCTTCCACGCTTTTTCTCTGTGCTTCACTTGTTGGTGCGGTTCCAATTGCCAGCGCCGGTATTCCTTCGTCTACAAGACTCCACAACTCTTTGCTTCTCAGAAAGTTTTCCATCGTCATTGACCAAAATCATAATGACCGTCAAATTTTGGAATGGCTGGTTGCACGAACTTTTCTGACATTTTTTGTAGACTCACACACTTAGACTCACACACTTCTCACTCACAATCAGGCCCCTAgcgaggctctgataccaaatattGAAACTAAAATGGATGACACGTGAGATGGAGGAGAGAATGTACTTCttttattctttaaaagagcATCAGACATTTATAGTCTTTTACACAGACATAAGCAAAACAGAAAAGGCCATATCTCATGGCAAGTTACATGGAAAAATACCAACTAATCCTAAAGAATAGGACACCCATAAGAATAGGTTTATTGAGAATAACAAATAACTAATTTGACCATCACAAACACTGCCTAAGATATCTCAACCATAAAATACTTAAAacgcaaaaaaaaaatatcgtaATTTAAaagtgaaatatatatatatatattgcaagaAGATACTGAGACGTAAGTGATTTTATGCTTCATCGGGGGAAAGCAAGCAAACCAACAAGTGATAATCTACTAATCAGCATTCATCTCAGATGTTCTTTGTGTTGCAACGGTATGAAAAGAGAAACATAAAGTAGATCGATGTGCAAAAAGGAAATCAGGGGGAAAAATGCCGATTTTTCTTGGGCTTGTCGAAATTTCCAGACCAATAGGTTCGGTAAATCATCTCGATCAAGAGTGGGAACTGGAGAAGAGAGAAAAGAGCTATAGGAATAGTGGAAAGAACGATGATTGGAACGGTAACCCAAGGTAACTGATCGTGAAGAATCAAGTACAACGCTGCCCCGAATGATGACATCATCGTAACAATGGAGACAAACAAGCACAAAAGCCCGAAGATCAGCTTCGTAGGCAAGGACTTGAGGTAGTCTTGTTCCGAAAATCGAGCCGTGAGAATTCCCAAGAACATCAGCAGAGAAGTGGAGGAACTGAACATTGACAAGGCATTTGAAAACATGAATATAAAGAAGGGGCGTGGCTGAGATTCTAACATGGTCGGTAAGCCGTCGATTTTGTTGCCTCCTGGAACTGTGAAAGCTGTCGTAAACATGACAGCAGCGATGAGTGTGCCCACAATCATGCTCGATCCGGCGGTGTTCTTCATCCAAGTTTCTGCATCCTTGGAAAGTTTCTTATGCTCGTCGGTGAACAAAGTGATCGGCGTTTTGTTGTTCTCGTTCACTTCTTCTTTCAGCTTCGGTTGAACAATGCTCTCAACTTCCTACAGACATAAATCGCGACATTCAAGGACATTCTTTATATCGTAAAATTCTTTGTGTGGTTAAATATTGGAATCTAATATTTTGACCTTAAACCATTGTAGTTCCCTCTGCATCTGTAAGGCTGCTCCAGACACGCGTTCGAGTCGAGAAGGAGGAGATAGTTTTGCTGCAAGGTGTAAGTAGTTGTTCTTAAAAACGTCATGTCTTCGGGCCATTATGCTCTTTTTAGTTCCTAAGCCATATATACGGCTGAAGATCTTTTCTTGACGTAATACAATCGCATGGGAAAAAATTGTTCTTCCTCTCTTGTCCTTTTTCCATATTATATCGGGATTATGTTTCAGCATTTCATCTATAAATTCAATAATCCCATGCTTGATAGCATCATAAATTATTGAGTCGATTCCCATATCGTCGAGATCTGACTTACTCAACTTTTGTATCTCCTTAAACATACAAATCAGGAGGTTTTCAGCTTCATCATGTACCAACTTTCTGTGATGAATATAATTGATCTCTGGAACTGAATAATTTGTAGATATTCAACAGCTTGTCACAAGTTTTTTCCCATATATATAAGTAGCAGTAAATGAAGGATACTACGTACATACCAATGCATCGTAAAATGCCCCAACCCAATTTGTGAAACAGCCTTAAAACTGCAAAAGTACTCAAAACTGGTCAGCAAAGTTGATCTAAGTTCCTGATTTGATCAATAACTTTTCACACCTCATCATACATAAAGCACGCTCATTTATCATCACATTTTTCTTATTCAAATacggctaagaaacctaaaatccttcatatcaaatgGCACCTGAACAAATAACAGTTTGAGCATCTAACGTTACAAGTAAGCCGGAATAGTCATCAAGAAGTTTCATCCATGGAACTAACTGATTTTGAGAGGAGGAAAAAAACAATTAGCAGTGGAGAGATGCATCTCGTACACAGATTTGGTACTCCATGTGCTTTCCCATTAACATTGTCTTCACCATCTGATTCATGAATTTCAATTCTGTGGTCGTCATCGCTCAATGCTTGGGTTTGTGCAAGGTTTTCATCATAAGAAAACCGATTACTGTCCCATGGTGAGTGAACTTTGACACCTAGAGGAAAAAACTTATAATTTCCTTCACTAGACCAGATGAAAGATCATTACGCTCGTACTTATGTGGAACTTAAACTTACAGTAATAAATGCATTGTTCCCAGAATGTAAACTTAGTGCCACTGCGGAATGCCGAAGGCTTGTGAGCCAATAGTCGAAGCGGGTAGTTGCCATGGCCATCTGAGCTAACCCCCAGTCTTGGATATTGTTTTAATAGCATTGAAGCAACATCTACAACAAACACCAGCAAAGATTAGGAGCATGGAATGAAGGAATCAATGACGAATACCTCTTCATATGTAGCTTACCAAAAGATTCGGCTGTGATAAGACTATTAAGAAGCAACACTCCGTTATCACCATTTTCAGGTTTCAGCGATTGTTTAGGAGTTTCTCTGTAGAGATAACGAATCATATTCTTTTGTCCATATAAAGCAGCCACAATCACGGGAAGGTGCCCGTCTTCGTGTTGGTTTTCAATTGTAAGTAAATCTCTGTTCTTTTTAACTATTGCCTTTGCCAGTTTTGTTTCACCGCAAATAGCAGCAAGAGACAGGGCTGTCGCCCCATATTCGTTATCCAGTATCAAATCTCCCTCTTTCATGTTGTTCACCAGCCTCTCAGCAATCTCGATATGTCCAGATAAAATAGCGACATGCAGGGCTGTATCTTGATGAGATGAGACTCTTGCCCTCACAGCATTTGAATCGACCGAAATAATATCATGTATAGCTTTCCAGTCTCCTTTCTGAACAGCTTTGTACAACTGCTCATATTTGAGTTGTTCTTGGTTGCCTACAAATATTATTGTAAACATCATCTTTAAAACTTTCGAGTTGAAAAAAAGATGACCGTTGTTAAAGCTTTTTCAACTGACTAATAATTGTTGAAAGACAGACCTGACTCAACCCTGAAAGGTAACTCAAGGGATATGATTGTTAAAGTCTATATATACAACTCCTAAGAGATTTTATCCGATGTGAGATAACTACCACGCCTCTTTCACGAACATGAATGAACATTTGGAGCGTGAAGTTTATAGATGACCCAACTATGGACAGATCAGATGGCCCAATTATAATCAGTCCAACACATAGTTGTGGAACCTGATCTCTGATTTAAGATTTAAAACTTAGACCTAACTCAACTCCAAAAGCTAACtcaaaattttaacaaaatcGTACAATGTGTGGTATAATAACAACATATTGGATCCTTATATTATGGTGAAACTTTGAGATGAGATAAGAGTTGAGAAACACCTGCTGTATCATGACCAACCGAAGCTTTTTGAACGTCATGAGAGGATGGCTTCGTCGGTTGCTTCGGCCCCCAAGCTCTCTCAACCAAATGATTCCACACAAATTCAGCAGACAGATGAGTTTTTTCATTAAACTTACTATATACGCCTTTTCCACATGAGAGCTGGATGGCATGCAATGCCAGTGCATTCTTCTTCTTCCATTCATCGTGTTTATGTTCGTCCCTTCTATCTGGCTCCGCGAACTTTCCAGAGACAACGCCCCAAAGGTCATGGCCCGACCAAATAGTTTTTCAGGCAGGTTTTCCAGTTCTCATAGTTACTTTCGGTAAGAGCCTCTGGAACAATTCCGGACCCTCCGCAATTTGCTTTACTGTCTGTCCATAACACAGATCACATGTATGGCTAGTCAAAACAaccaaaagaaaaacaaaaaacacaTAATTGAAGTCATGTTAGAAATATATATAGCTCCTTACCTGAGTCTTTTGTCATCTTTCACAAGTAGTTTTATTTGACAGTACTCTacatatttttttcttatatatatatatatatatatatgtaggtGTATGTTATGTACGACATTGATAATCAAGAAGGACCTACACACGTTAATCATGTTTACAAACCATATGCTATGCTTAAGTAACACTTATTCTGATTTGCTTTTAACACAGGCTCCAGATGATACTAGTCTTACAATTCTTAACTATTCTCAAGCAAGTTTCAATCACTTTCCCTCATACCTAGACATTCTAAATCTTTTActttaaaatatgttttttttttcaactaaataaaatttgaaagggATTAAAGTGAGCATTAAGGATATTTTGAAGGCAAAATGttgtgtgatacggtctcacaggtcgtattttgtgagacagatatcttatttgggtcattcatgaaaaaatattattttttattgtgaatattggtagggttgatccgtctcacatataaagatttgtgagaccgtctcacaagtgaCCTACTCTATTTTGAAAAAGATTAAAATGAAAAATTGTGATTGATCTTGTAAAGAATTAGGAAATATATTTGGTTTTGGAAGACTTCATCCAAACCAATTCACTATTATGGATTCCGATATGTTTTATGCAATTATTTCTGataatttgatataaatttttataatctCGTCATGTTTAAGAAATATAAGGTTTAACACTTCTCACTAAATAACAACGAAGCAATGTGATTCATTTCATGTTATTTTGACAACCACAATATATAATTATCAAAACATAATTTtagaatttgtatttttttcagttgtctatttatttaaaaatttcataGACAAAACCAAGCAGAATCTTTTATCCCTAGAGTTTATTTACATTGCTCTTCTAGAGCATTAATATTAAAAGATAATTAATAAGTAGTACGATATCTTTATGTTCTTATTAAGACAATACTTTAATTTATCCAGGTTGGTTTATTAAATTCTAATGTCGTCATCATATATATCTAATTTGACCTATACGAGATAGAAGTTTTCATTAATAATATATGATGATTGGCTAGATTGTTTTAtggtaaaattattaaaaatatacatGAGCATTTGTGAGCTAAGTACTTAATTATTAATCGaaatttttaagtattttataCAAAAAATTTCCAATATTTTCCTCTTTGTTTGGCACTAATTAAGCATCCAATAAACTTATTAATTAATACaagcttttattttttttagatcACATTATAAAATAATCATAGGCCGTATAAAAAAATGTCTTTTCttgattatatttaattttaatgataaaaacttgtgtgagacggtcaagtgttgtattttgtgaaacgaatctcttattttggtcatccatgaaaaaatattattttttatgctaagagtattattttttattatgaatatcggtagggttgacctatatcacagataaaaatttataatatcgTCTCATAAAAGACATACTCAATTTTAATTAGTGAAATATTCTGTAAACAACAGATATTTAAtaacatgtatgtatattatttgagTAATAATGATCTTTTGGTAATCTTATTTTTGTCATCAGAAATAAAAAAGCGATATTATATTTGAGCAATAATTAAGTTACACGTTTTAATTTAGACTCGGGAAGTCGTCGCTGCTTTTGTAAAACTTTTTTCaaagaatttatttatattttatcggCAGTGGCCATGACCAACTTGGCAACACAGTAAAAATTGTTGGCGATAATTTATGtaacatttttttattgtattaaTCATTAATTATCACATatctaatttaatatatttaaaaatttaccgtataaataaaaaaataatggcGATTAATTGCTAATCGCAACAAAGAACATCACAGCAATTGACACAGACAAATTATTCTTAGGAGAACAAATAATTAAGAATACACAGGTTTACCAAATATCCCTCACTTTCTTCTCTCACTCTCAAATCCAAGTCGCCTTTGGTCAACCTGCACATAGCGAAGATAGATTTCTGTATCCATCAAACCCCCTTATTCATGGAACCTTCAGAGTTCTTCTCCGACGGCGGCGAGTGGGGGAGAGGAGTGAGCAGGTCATCTCCGAGAAAAGAATTGCAGGGCCCTCGTCCCGGCATACTCAAAGTCAACAAAGACTCCTACAAGATCAGAAAACCACCGGTTCCTCCACCGGCTCACCAACAACCACCGCAAGAATTTCCGCCTGTCGAAGAAAGGCAGCCGCTCATAATCTACGCAGTGTCCCCAAAAGTCATACACACCACCGTCAGCGACTTCATGAACCTTGTCCAACGCTTAACCGGCAACACTTCGGCGGCCACATCCAGCGGAGGA
Encoded here:
- the LOC140835959 gene encoding uncharacterized protein, yielding MKEGDLILDNEYGATALSLAAICGETKLAKAIVKKNRDLLTIENQHEDGHLPVIVAALYGQKNMIRYLYRETPKQSLKPENGDNGVLLLNSLITAESFDVASMLLKQYPRLGVSSDGHGNYPLRLLAHKPSAFRSGTKFTFWEQCIYYCVKVHSPWDSNRFSYDENLAQTQALSDDDHRIEIHESDGEDNVNGKAHGVPNLFLRLFHKLGWGILRCIVPEINYIHHRKLVHDEAENLLICMFKEIQKLSKSDLDDMGIDSIIYDAIKHGIIEFIDEMLKHNPDIIWKKDKRGRTIFSHAIVLRQEKIFSRIYGLGTKKSIMARRHDVFKNNYLHLAAKLSPPSRLERVSGAALQMQRELQWFKEVESIVQPKLKEEVNENNKTPITLFTDEHKKLSKDAETWMKNTAGSSMIVGTLIAAVMFTTAFTVPGGNKIDGLPTMLESQPRPFFIFMFSNALSMFSSSTSLLMFLGILTARFSEQDYLKSLPTKLIFGLLCLFVSIVTMMSSFGAALYLILHDQLPWVTVPIIVLSTIPIALFSLLQFPLLIEMIYRTYWSGNFDKPKKNRHFSP